Below is a genomic region from Roseimicrobium gellanilyticum.
CCGCCGGGAAGCCGGTGCAGGAGTACTGGCACGACATGAAGTTCTGGTGGCCACATGATGAGGCGCTCATCGCCACCCTTATGGCCTGGAGACTGACCGGCGAGCCACGTTATGCAGAGTGGCATGAGCGCGTGCGTCTCTGGAGCTTCGAGCACTTCGCCGACGCGCAACACGGTGAGTGGTTTGGTTACCTCAATCGCGATGGTTCACGCTCTACCACGACCAAGGGGAACCTCTGGAAGAGCTTCTTCCACCATCCCCGCGCCCTCTGGATGTGCCATGGCATGCTGGCGGCAGAGGCGCCGCCAGCGTAGTCAAATAAGCGCGCCTACTTGGTCGCCACCATGAACCCGCGATCCGCCGCGGTGTCCTGATAGGCGCCCGGCTTGAATCCCGCCTCACGGCACAGGTCCGCATACTCCTGCGTGGAATAGCATTTCCCCTGAGTGGAGTGCATCAGCAGCGAGGAATACTCCGCCACGGGAAGGGGACCGGTCTTGTCCGCATTGATGAAGGCATCGTGGATGATGAGCAATCCACCTGCGGGCAGCGCCTTGTACGAGATGGCGAGAAGCTCTTTCACCTCGGCGATGCCCCAATCGTGCAGCACATTGGAGAAGAGGTGTACGTCGCAATCGGCCGGCAGCGGATCCTTGAACATGTTGCCTGTGGCCACGGACACACGGTCGTGAAAGCCACGTTCATCGATGCAACGCTGCGCAATGCGATCCACCGGTGCCTGGTCCAGCACGGTTGCTTGCAGGTGCGGATGATGCGCGCAGAAGGAGCATGCGTAAATGCCGCTGCCGCCACCAATATCCAGCAGTCTCTTGCGTCCGGTGAGGTCCACCTTCTTCGCCATCGCCTGCGCGAGGTAGATACCGCGGCAGTCCATGGCGGCGGTGAAGCTGCGGGAGAACTCATCCGTCTCCATGGCTTTGTGCCAGTCCAGCGCTGCCTTGTCTCCACCCCAGTTCGCGGGTTTGTCGGTTTTCAGCACCTGCAGGTAGTCCTTTACAATCGGCCGGTCCTTTAGGGAGGCGTAGTAGGGCTTCAGATTCCACGGCGAGGCGCTTGTGAGATGCTCCACCGCTGTAGGTGTGGCGTGGTAGGTTCCATCACGGTTTTCCACGAAGCCATTCGCCGCGCAGAGCGTGAGCAGCACATCCAGCGGGCGCTCGGTGAATCCGAAGTGCGCAGCGATGCCATCCTTTGTGGAAGGATTCGCGTGCAGCCACGTGAAGAAGTCCAGATGCACCACCGCGGCGGTGATGAAGTCAGCGGCATACAGCCCATCGCGATAGCGGTAGGCGCGGATGGGATCCGTGGAGGGAACGGCAGTGAGGTCTAGCGGCATGTCGCGCATGGAAGCGCGAAGTCGCCCGGAGGAAAGCGGGAAGTGCAGGCCTGCCGCTATTCTGCCGCCCGTGCCTCGCAAATCATGAGCTGCCAGGAGACCTGGCCACGCCAGGAGTGGCGCTGCACCTTGATGGCCACATCCCAGGGTGGGGGGGGAGCGTCCTTTACAGGTGCGTTGAACCACATGGCGGGACGCATCTCCTTGCCCTGGCGCAGCATGAGCTTCCAGTGCTTCTCCTTCAGCACCTGGCCGGGAAGGTTTGGCTCCACGCGGCGGCACAGGAAGACCGGCTCTGGATTGCCCATGCCAAAGGGCTCCATACGCGCGTAGCCATCGAAGAAGGCCGGTGCGAGATCCGCGAGCCGGATCTCCGCATCCAGATGCAATCGCGGGGCCAGCTCATCCGAGCGGATCTGCGAGCGCACTCCTTCAATCATCGCAGCGCGGAAGGCGACGAGGTTGCTCTCGTTGAGAGAGACACCCACCGCCATGGGGTGGCCGCCACCTTTGTCCAGCAGATGACGGCAGCCGTCCAGCGCAGCCACGAGCGAGATGCCTGGCACGCTGCGTCCGCTGCCCTTGCCCGTACCGTGATCGTCAAAGGCCAGCATCAGCACAGGGCGATGATATTCACGCATGAGCCGTGAAGCGACAATGCCCACCACACCCGGATGCCATCCTCGGGAGCCGAGCACGATGCATTCGCCCTCGGCGAGCTCCGGCTCGGAGGCGAGCATGGCTTGAGCCTCGCGTTGGACGGTGTTCTCCACCTCCTGCCGTTCGCGATTGTGCAGGTCCAGCAGGTTGGCGAACTCATTGGCTTCCTTGGGATCCGTGCAGAGGAGAAGATCCAGTGCCGTCTGCGCGGTGTCCAGCCTTCCAGCCGCATTGAGGCGCGGGCCGAGACGGAAGCCAATGTGATGGGCCTGGACGAAACCATCCAGCCCGGTGATGTCCTTCAGCGCCTTCAATCCCACGCAACGGGTTGCACCAAGCACATCCAAGCCCTTGCGCACGAGTGCACGATTCTCCTCCTTCAGCGGTACCAGATCCGCCACCGTGCCCATGGCGACGAGGTCCAGGTGGTGCTTGAGATCAAAGTGGTCCAGGCGACGGGTCTTCAGCAGCGCATGCGCCAGTTTGAAGACGAGCCCCACAGTGCACAGATACGTGAAAGGGCCGCTCTCGCCCCGCAGCTTGGGATTCACCAGCGCGGCACACTCCGGCAGCCGGGGGGTGGGCTCATGGTGATCCACAATGATGCAGTCCACACCGTGCGCCTTCAGCCAATCTGCCTCTGCGATTGAGCCCGTGCCGCAATCAAGCGCGATGAGCAGGGTTGGCTTCCCATGCCGCTCGAAGCATCGCGCGATGCCATCAAGACTGAGGCCATAACCCTCCTCCATGCGCAGGGGAAGGAAGGCACGGGGATCCAGTCCATATGCCCGCAGCGTGTGGGTGAGCAGGGTGATGGAAGTCACGCCATCGACATCGTAGTCACCGTAGAGCACCACGCTTTCCTTCTTGTCGACAGCCTGGAAGATGCGCTCCACCGCCGTACTCATGTTCGGCAGCACGAAAGGATCTCCGAGATCGGAAAGACGTGGATTCAGGAAGGTCCGTGCGACGGCTTCGGCTTCATGACCGCGTAGTGCCAGCAAATGCAGCAGCAGCGGATTCAGCTCCCTTCCCAGCGGCCCTTGGGCTAGCGCCTGCACAGCGGCGGCATCTGGACATTGCAAGGACCAAAGGGGGGCAGGGACGGAAGACATCTAAGGGGACGTGGCAGCGTGAAACTCGATTTGCACGGATGCTAGCGGACCCATGGACGTCGTCCATGGGTTTTGTTTCAGATTGGGCGTTTCAGGCCATGCTTGGAGAAAATCTGATCCTTTTCGTTGCTCATTTTCGCATGTGGGGGTGAAATGGAGTCTCCAATGCCCACCCAGCCGCCAGATGAGGCCGGGCGTCTTCTTGTCGCTGCCCTGGATCATGCGCCGGAAGATCGTGAGGCGTTTCTTGTCTCGGCCTGCGGAGGAAATGCAGCGTTGCATGCCGAGGTTCGGGCTCTGCTGGAGGCTCATGCATCCATGCCAGCCGAGTTCATGGAAGAATCCGTGAATGAGGGTGACGGCTCGGGCCAACTCGATGCCACCATCCAGATCATTCCCGGCCCCCGAGCCCGACCCCACGAGTTACCCGCTCCAGAGAAGCCTGGTGAACGCATTGGGCGCTACAAGCTATTGCAGGAGATAGGCGAGGGCGGCTTCGGCACGGTGTGGATGGCGGAGCAGGTGGAGCCGGTGACCCGGCGCGTCGCGCTGAAGATCATCAAGCTGGGCATGGATACAAAGGAGGTCATCGCGCGCTTCGAGGCGGAGCGCCAGGCGCTGGCCATGATGGACCACCCGAACATCGCCAAGGTGCTCGACGCGGGTGCGACGGATCGAGGTCGTCCCTTCTTTGTCATGGAACTGGTGAAGGGGCTGCCCATCACGCAGTACTGTGATGAGGCCGGACTGGGCACGCGCGAGCGGCTGGTCCTGTTTCGCGACGTATGCGCCGCGATCAATCACGCGCACCAGAAGGGCATCATCCACCGTGACATCAAGCCCTCCAACGTGATGATCACTCTGTATGCTGACAAGCCGGTGGTGAAGGTCATCGACTTCGGCATCGCCAAGGCCACGCAGGCCAAGCTCACGGACAAGACCCTCTTCACCCGCTTCGAGCAGTTCATTGGCACGCCCGTGTACATGAGCCCCGAGCAGGCCAGCCTCAGCGCCGTGGATATCGATACACGCAGTGACATCTACGCCCTGGGCATCCTGCTTTACGAGCTGCTCGTGGGCAAACCTCCCTTCGACAGCAAGTCCCTGCTCTCCGCCGGCTATGAGGAAATGCGGCGCATCATCCGCGAGGTCGAGCCGGTGAAGCCCTCCTCACGCCTCAGCACCTTGCTCGGCGAGGAGCGCACGCTCACGGCGAAGGCACGCCACGTCGAGCCAGCGAAGCTGGATCGGCTGGTGGAGCCCGACCTCGACTGGATCGTGATGAAGGCCATCGACAAGGATCGCACGCGCCGCTACGAGACCGCGAACAGCCTCGCCCAGGACATCGCCCATTTTCTGGCCGATGAACCGGTTAGCGCCACACCACCCACCATGGGCTACCAGTTCCGCAAGTTCGCGCGGCGGAACAGAGCCGCGCTGCATGTCGCCGCCGCCATCGCCACCGTGCTGGTGGCCGCCACGGTGATGAGCACCTGGCAGGCGGTGCGGGCGAATCGAGCTCTGAACGAACTGCGCGATTCAGCCCCGGCCTTCGCGGAGCAGGCACGCGCGCTGGTGGCGCAGGAGAAGTTCGGCGAAGCCATCGAGAAGCTCGATTACGCCATCAAACTGCGGCCGGATGTGGCGGAGTATCTCCTGGCGAAGGCAGACCTGCTCCAGTGCCAGCTCAAGCTTGAAGAGGCTGCCACCGTGTATCGTGAAGCCCTGAGCCTGCAGCCTGACCTCATGCGCGCGGAGTCCTCCGCAAATCTGTGTGACGAGTTGCTCGCCGCAACGTCCAGCGGCGGCGGCAAACTCAGCCGGGAGAACCTGGCAAAGCTGCATCTCGCCATGCAGCAGCAGCAGCGGCCCGCGGCGGAGATCATGCCCGTGGCCAGAATGCTCGGCGATGAAAAAAAGCTGCTCGTCGACTACTGGCTCGCACGACTCAAGGACCTGCCCGTCTCCGCGGAAAAGCCGCTCAAGGATCGTCTCACCGTGCGCGAGGATGGACGCCTCGCGCTGGATCTCAGCGATACCAAGGTGCTCGACCTGTCTCCCCTCGCCACGGCGCCACTCGCGACACTCGATCTGTCCAAATGCAGAGATCTGACTGACCTCTCGCCCTTGCGCGATCTTCAACTGATTGAGCTGAACGTCGCCGAAACCCGCGTGGCGGACCTCACCCCACTGAGCGAGATACGTACGCTGGAGAAGCTGAATCTCTCCGGCAGCAAGGTCACCAGCCTCGCCGCGCTCAGCTCCCTGCGGCTGAGAAGTCTCATCGTTCGTGACTGTCCGATCCGCGACTTGAACCCGCTTCGGAAGATGCCGCTGGAAGTGCTGGATCTCGACCGTACGCGAGTGTCCGACCTGTCGCCGCTCGTCGGGCTGCCGATCAAGAGTATCTATTTGTCGTTTACTCCGGTGTTGGATTTCTCGCCTCTGGCCGGGCTTCCGCTGGAGAAGTGCGTCCTGCAGCACAACCGCGTCACTGACCTGGCGGTGTTTCGTGGCAAGCCGCTCAAGGAACTCACGCTCTGGGGATGCGTGAACGCGCGCAACTACAAGGTGCTCTCAGAAATCCAGACGCTGGAGCTTCTCCTGCTTCCCTCCGAGTTTCGCGAGTTGCCGGATGACGATCTCGCGGCCATCGGCTCTCTGCGCCTGCTTCCCAACCTGCGCCAGCTTGGAGCCACGGTCATGAACCGGATGGGCATCGCGGCCACCGGAGCGAAGGATATCTTCTGGCAGGATTGGGACCGTGAGCAGGCATTGGTTACGGCACTGCGCAGGAAGGGAATCAAGTTCACGCTTACCAAGCTGCCCACCGGTTCCTACAGGCTGGAAATGACCAGGCAGCCGATCACGGATCTCTCGATTCTCAAGGGCGCGCCCATCAGCGAACTCTCCGTGGAGAGCGAGTCGCTCGTGGATCTGGCGCCGTTGAGCGGGATGTCTCTTGCGCATCTCAAGCTGACCTGCCCGAAAGTCACCAACTTTTCTCCGCTCAAGGGGCTGCCGCTCCGCGAGCTCTATGTAGACGGCTGCCATAGCAAAGCGGACGTGGCCGTGCTCGCGGAGATGCCCACACTGGAAAGACTGACCGTGCCGATCGAGGCTGGGAATATCGAGGCACTGCGCAAGCTGACCAGGTTGCAGCTGATGGCCTTCAATCTCTCCCGCACGGATCTGCCTGCTTCCAGCGCAGACGAGTTCTGGAAGATGTATGACCTTTCGCTCAGGCTGCGCGCTGCGGGTGGCGCGATCCGGCGCATGAAGGCGCTGGACGACGGCACCTGGGATCTCGACATCGGCAACTCGAAATTGAAGGATGTCACGGCTCTCGCAGGGGCGCCGGTCAGTGCCCTGCGCATCGATGCCACGCAAGTCAAGGACCTCACCCCGCTGCGCGGCCTGCCTCTCAGGAGGCTGGAGATCGGCCATCTCGATATTCCCGATCTCAGCCCACTCCAGGGCATGGCGCTTCAGGAGTTTCAGGCGACCGAGGGTACGTTCACCGACATTTCGGTCCTGCGTGGCATGCCCCTCAAGAGACTTTTCATCGCCCGCTCCAAGGTTGCCAATCTCGAACCCCTGCGTGGCACACCTCTGACCTTTCTGAAAGTGCACGGCTGCGCGGCCCTTACGGACCTGTCACCGCTTCTGGATTGCAAGGATCTCGAGATGCTCACCTTCCCGCATCAGATAAAAGGCGTCACCGCGCTCCGCGTCCTGACCAGGCTGCAACGCATCAGTTACACGGAAAACGTCCAGGGTGAACCCGACAAGCCTGCGCAACAGTTTTGGGAGGATTTTGCACTGCCCTGGAAGTCGGCTCTCCAAGACGCCAACGTCGGCTACAATGCACTCAAACTTGACGACGGAACATGGAGTGTCCTCATTAATCCGTCGGCATTCAGCGACTGTTCCATGTTCAAGGGAGGGGACTCCATCAGCCGGCTTCACCTCAGCGCATGCAAGGTCAGGGATCTATCGCCGCTGCGCGGTTTGCCGCTGCGTTATCTCCACATTGGCGGCAATCCGGTCACCGATCTCAGCCCACTGCAAGGGATGCCGCTCACGCAGCTCTGGCTCTCAGGATCACCGGCCACCGACTTCAGCCCGCTGCGGGGCATGAGGCTGGAGTGTCTGACCGTCCACGGTTCGCAGTTCAGCGACCTCTCTCTGCTGGAGGGTATGCCGTTGAAAATGCTCGCTCTCGCCAAGTGCAAAAACGTGACGGATGTCGCCCCCCTGCTGAACTTTCCCGCACTCGAAGTGCTCTCGATTCCCCGGGACGCGCGAAACATCGAACTGCTCCGCAAGCTTCCGAACTTGAAGAGGCTGGCGTATGACGGCGGTTCGAAAAACTTCATTGCAGACAAGACCACCGCTGAGTTTTGGAAGGAGTATGATGAGGTGAGAGCCCCTCAATCTCAGCCTTGAGCGAGCCCTGCGGGCCGTGTGAGAAAAATCACTGGATCTCAGCTATGCCCCCGTCAGTGACGGCTCGATGGATGGTGTGGCTGCCCTGAAGGGGCTGAAGATTCTGACTCTGCACCGGTGCCCGAATCTCACGGACTATGGATTGATCAGGCTGGTGACACTCCGCGGTCTGATCAAGCTCGACCTGGGTTACACACGCCTGACGGATGCGGGTTTCAAGACGCTGAGCATGAAACTCGCCGACGTGGACGAACTCAACGTCGCTGCATCCGGTATGACAGATGGTGGCCTGGCCGGTCTGGAAAACATGCGCAAGATCACCCGCCTCACCGTTCATGTGCGCATGTGCACCGACCTCGGGACGGGATACATCCGCAGGGTCTCAGGGCTCAAGGTGATCTCCATCTATCAGCTCGAAACCCTCAATGCCAACCGTATGACAGCGCTGAGAAAGGACCTGCCCTACGTCGATTTCGGGCGGAGATAGCCTGCGGAGTCCGGCAATGCCTTCACTTGTGGCGCGGCGACTTGTCGCTAATCATGAGGCATGTCCAACGGCCCGCTTTCCACCAGCCTCTTCGCCCTTGCCAAGAAATACATCCCCGGCGGGGTGAACTCCCCCGTGCGCGCGTTTCGCAATGTCGGCGGCGAGCCCTTCTTCGTGCGCCGTGCCAAGGGCTGCCGCATCTGGGACGTGGATGGCAAGGAACTCATCGACTACGTGGGCACCTGGGGCCCTGCCATTCTGGGACATGCCCCGCTGCCGGTGATTGAGGCCATCCACAATGCAGCGAAGGATGGCGTGAGCTTTGGTATTCCCAACCCCTACGAGGTGGAGATGGCCAAGCTCATCTGTGAGTGGGTGCCCGGCGTGGAGAAGGTGCGTATGGTGAACAGCGGCACGGAGGCCACCATGAGCTGCATCCGCCTCGCGCGTGGCTTCACCGGTCGTGACCGGATTGTGAAATTTGATGGATGTTACCATGGCCATTCGGATGGGCTGCTCGTTGCGGCAGGCAGTGGTGCGCTCACTCACGGCCGACCGGACAGCGCCGGTGTGCCTGCCGCCTATGCGGACCTCACCACCGTGCTGCCGTACAATGACGTGGCCGCACTGGAAGAATGCTTTGAGAAGATGGGGCATGAGATCGCCGGTGTCATCGTGGAGAGCTATCCTGCGAATGCCGGTCTCATCCTCCCGCAGCCGGGCTACCTGGCAAAGCTGCGTGAGATCACCCAGAAGCACGGTGCGGTACTCATCTTCGATGAAGTGATGACCGGCTTCCGCGTTGCCAAAGGCGGTGTGCAGGAACTGGAGAACTATTCCCCGGATCTCACTGCCATGGGCAAGGTCATCGGCGGTGGCATGCCCGTCGGCGCCTTTGGTGGTCGCAAGGACATCATGGACATGCTCGCGCCGGACGGTCCCGTGTATCAGGCCGGGACCCTGAGTGGCAATCCCGTGGCCATGGCCGCCGGCCTCGCCCAACTCCGTGAAATGGAGAAGCAGCAGGGCTGGAAGCGCCTCGACGAACTCGGCGCCATCATGGAAGAAGCCGTGCTCGACACCCTCAAGCAAACCGGGCGCAACTACCAGTGGTACCGCGTCGGCAGCATGTTCTGCCTCTTCTTCACTGAGACCCCGGTGCGTAATCTCACGGATGCCAAGACGAGCGACCTCGTCTCCTTCCGCAAGTTCTTCCACCACTGCCTCGACAAGGGCGTGTATTTTGCCCCTTCGCAGTTCGAGACCGGCTTCATCAGTACTGCTCATGCTCCGGAAGATCTGGCGCGCACGGCGGAGGTGGTGAGGGAGGCGTTGCTGGCACTATAGCAAGAATGGCGCTTCACGAGGTGGGACTCTAGCAATGATATCGGATGGCGCGTTTTTCATCGCGCCATCCATCCCTTGGCACCGCGCTGAAACGCTATTTTTTCAGCCAATAGGAGACGGCTTCTCTCCAGGCTTCATTGATCATGGTTTCATCTTCCGAGAGTCTGGAAATGGTCTTTTCAAGCGAAGCGACGACCAGGTGAAATAGTTTTGGATTTGAGGCCTCGGGCACCACACGGCCAGAGGCCCAACCGTCGAGACAAATTCGCATATTGCCGAGCATGATTGTGCCCAAATCGATTTTGGTCAGGGAGTCCGTTGAGCCGCTTCTCATAGCCGTGTTGCCTGCGGTGTAGTTGCGATTGAAGTACTCCTTGATCGCCTTCTTCTCGGATTCTGATATCTGAATTTGGGAGCCATCGGTAAAAGGCTTTTCGTAAGGGGTGCGCATGGCCCGGCTGACCGCGTCCAGCTTGGCTTCACCCACCGCTTTCATGGTTCGCTCGACACCCTGAGCATGTGCTTGCGTCAGTGCTTCAAGGTCGGTCAAGCCTGCCACGTCTAATTGCTGCCTCAGGTAGAATGTGTAAAACTTCTTCCGCTCAGGAATGTCCAGTCTTTGATCGTGAAGGGCATCTATCAATCCAAGGACAGTGATTCGTCCGCTTATCGATGCCGTGCCAATTTTGACTTCTGACTCTGGGCTGGCGGCAATGTCTCCCGGCATCCAAACAATCAGAGCGAACAGTGTTACCACTTTCTGAAGGGTGGTTGGCATAAGCCAGAATGTGTCCAAGTTTGTCTTTGGACAAGTACGGAATGAGAGCTGCCGAGCTTGGAGACCTCAGCTGCGGCATGGCTCCCGAAAGCATGCACTGCGCGCTTCCAAAATTACTGCCCCGCCTTTACAGTAAGCCAGATCGTCGGCCCCGAGTCGCGCAGTGACGTCCCTCGCAGGGTTTCCCCTCGCAGCGGGCCCTCCACACGTTGAAACTTGGGCGGGTCAGACTTGTCCCAGATCGTTACGTTGACGGGCTGGCTGGCAGCAGAAGCATTGGCCGCGGCCTGGATTTTCAATTCCACTTCTCCACCCTTCTCAGGCACAGGCGTTTCCGGACAGAAGACACCCGTAGGTAGATTGCCCATGCGCACGGCAAGTGGTCCTTTGAAGCCATTGCGGAAGTTGAATTTGGCTTTGAGGCTCACGGTCTTTCCCGCGGTGAGGACAATGGGCTTGGCATCTGCCAGTGCTACGCTGTAGCCGGGTTGCGGTGGTCCGATCTCCAGCACATAGGACGCATCATCGCTGCCCTTGTGAAAGAGATCAGATACGATGACCTGATACACCCCATCCATTGGTGCATTCCATTGGAGTTGGGGGTCAGGCGAATTTCCGGAGTCATCCGAGGTGGAGGAAAACTTGCCATCCGGCCCCTCAATCTTCAGCAGGGAATCCAGCGGCAGTCCGAGCTCTTTCGACCACACGCGTGCCCCCATCCGATCGCCTTTCTTCAGCGTGATGGCATAGCGGTCCACATCCTCTTTGCCTGTGATTCGGCCACCCATGCATCCAGCTTCCACGGGTGTCGCTTGTTCCTTGGTATCGTTCGGCTCCTTCTCGGTTGCTGGAGCTTTGTCGCAAAGCACGATCTGAAGGGGGGCGAGGGTATTGGGGAGGGAAATTTGAGCAGTGCCATCTTCAATGTTGCGAAGCTGCGCACTGTCGATTGTCGTCTTCAACTTGCTCTGGTCAAGATTGTGGCCATGCAGTGTCAGCTCTGTCTTCCCACTTTTCATCACCGCGGCAGGGAAGAGTTGTGTCACCACCGGACCGCTGCTGAGATGCAGGCGATACACCATGGTTGCACTCCCCGTGAAGCGTTCATCCGCGGTGGGAGGGTGGGAGAAACCGGCGATCTGTACCATGTAGCGCCCGTCTTTGGGTGCTTTGAAGACAATGACAGGATCCAGATTCCGTCCGTCACTGGCGGTGAGCACGCGTTCACCGGCTTCGTTCACCACATGCGCCATCACATCGACGCCGGAGCCAAGTGTGTACGCCTCTACCATGCCCACGAGAGTCTGGCCCTCGCGGAGTTTGAGTGAGTATCCGTCGACATCGCCACCCTTGTCGAGCTTGCCATTGATGCACACAGGCATCTGCTGCAGCACCTGTGGCTTCTCCCAGGCGTCATTCGGCTCGGATTCTGTGATCTCCGGCAATGTGCCCACGCTGAACCAGCGCGGCTCGGAGGCGCCATCTTCATTCACGGCATGAATCAGGTAGAGCCCTGGCTTCGTCTCCGCACTGAGGGAGACATTCCACTCCCGTTTCTTGCCGGATGGTGTGAGCGTGAGACCGGGAGTCTCCGTCCAGAGCGTTGCCTTGTCATCCAGTTTCCCGCTGGCGGCTATTGTGAAGGTGGAGCCCACCTGGCCGCCAGCAGGGAATAGCGCCTGCAAAGTAGGCACCTCCGCACGCAAAGAAACTCCAGCCGAGAGAGCCAGTGCTCCAAGTCCCATCAACCAACGATGCACACGCACTCCCACGCAGAGCCTCACGCGAAGAGTTCCTTGATCGGCTTGCCGCCATTCACGAGATGCACCGGACGCCCCGTGCTGGTGTGCAGGAGTTGATGCGGATCGACACCAAGCTTCGTGTACAGCGAGACGGCAAAGTCCTCAGGTGAATAGATGTTCTCGGAGGCGTAGTAACCCTTCGGATCCGTGGCGCCCACAATCTGTCCGCCGGGAATGCCTGCGCCTGCCATGAGCACGCTCATGGCTCCCGGCCAGTGATCGCGGCCCGCATCCTTGTTCACCTTTGGCGTGCGACCGAATTCTCCAAGGCAAATCACCAGCGTGCTGTCCAGCATGCCGCGCTGATCGAGGTCCGTGATAAGGCCGCTCAAACCGCGATCCAGCTTGTCCGCATAGCTGTCCTTGTAGCCTTTGAAGAGGGCGCGGTGATGGTCCCAACCACCCCAATACGCCACGGTGAAAGACACACCCACCTCCGCCAGACGACGTGCAAGAAGCAGGCGCTGTCCGAAATCATTCTTCCCGTAGAGCTCACGGATTTTCTCCGGCTCCTTGCTCAGATCAAAGGCAGCCTGTGCCGTGGGCGAGGTCACGAGCTCCATGCCCTGCTGGTAGAACTGGTCAAAGCCCACGGTGGGATCCTCCGCCACCTGCTCGTGGATGCGCTGCATGCGATCCAGCGAGGCGCGCAGGTCATTGCGATTCATCGCGCGCCCTTCGCTGATGCCTTCTGGAATGGCCACGTCGCGCACGCGGAAAGATTTGGCACTTGGGTCCCCGCCAATCACAAAGGGGGCATGCTGCGCACCGAGGAAGTTCGGACCACCCGAGCGCGAGACACTGGGCAGGCTCATGTACGCGGGCAATCCTCCGCGCACGCCACGTTGATGGGACACCATCGATCCGAAGGAAGGATGGAAGCTCACAAACGCCCCGCAGCCCACCGGAACCGGAGTGGGCGAGCCCGTCATCAGGTAGTGATTGCCACCGCCATGGTTCGGATCCTTGTGGCAGATGGAACGGACGACGCTGAACTTGTTGAAGGTCTTCGCCAGCAGGGGAACCGTCTCGCTGAAGTGCACGCCGGGCACGCACGTCGGGATGGACTTGAAGTCTCCGCGAATGTCCTGCGGCGCGTCTGGCTTCGGGTCAAAAGTCTCGTAGTGCGAGGGACCACCGTCCAGCCACACCAAGATGCAATTGATCTGGTCCGGGCTCGCCTTGCCCCGTGCCTGGGCTGCCTGAGCCCTCAGCGTGAGGATATCCGTGAAGGCAAGACCACCCAACGCGCCGAAGCCGACCTGCAGGAAGTCACGGCGGCCGAGGCCATTGCAGTTGGTCTTGAAGAAACTCATGAACGGGGTGGAGGAGAGTAGGAATACGGCCCGGCGGGCGGTCTTCTTTTCAGTGGTTGAAAACGAACTCGGCGGAATTGATGAGCGCCCAGGCGAGGTCCCCGATGGCGTTCTGCCTGTTGGCCTGAGGCTGGTTCAGGAAGCGGATGGAGGTGCGAAGCTCCTCCTCGTCCGGCAGACGGCAGTACAGTGTGAGGTACAACTCGGAAACCAGATCGATGTCCGAGATGTCACGCTTCGCGAGCTGGCCAATGCGGCTGTCCGCACTGTTGAGCTTCTCCTGGATGTCGGAGGAATTCATCAGGTGCAGCGCCTGGATCACACTCGACTTGCGCTCACGCTCGCAGGGACACTCCTGGCTTGCATTGGGGCGGCCAAAGGCATCCAGGAAATCCGAGTCGATCTTGTAGTTCCAGGTCTGCACGGCGCGCGATTGCGGAGGCAGGCCGTTGTACTTGTCCTTCATGCCAGTGGCATCGCACACAGCATCCAGCAGCACCTCCGCGCTCATGCGGCGCTTGATGCCACGGGAGTAGTTTTTCGTGTCTGTCACATTGTGCTCATTCGGTTGGGTGCTGAGCTGGTACGTGCGCGAGTTCACAATGGTGCGCATGAGGTGCTTCATATCAAAGCCATGCGCGATGAAGTCCTGCGC
It encodes:
- a CDS encoding serine/threonine-protein kinase translates to MPTQPPDEAGRLLVAALDHAPEDREAFLVSACGGNAALHAEVRALLEAHASMPAEFMEESVNEGDGSGQLDATIQIIPGPRARPHELPAPEKPGERIGRYKLLQEIGEGGFGTVWMAEQVEPVTRRVALKIIKLGMDTKEVIARFEAERQALAMMDHPNIAKVLDAGATDRGRPFFVMELVKGLPITQYCDEAGLGTRERLVLFRDVCAAINHAHQKGIIHRDIKPSNVMITLYADKPVVKVIDFGIAKATQAKLTDKTLFTRFEQFIGTPVYMSPEQASLSAVDIDTRSDIYALGILLYELLVGKPPFDSKSLLSAGYEEMRRIIREVEPVKPSSRLSTLLGEERTLTAKARHVEPAKLDRLVEPDLDWIVMKAIDKDRTRRYETANSLAQDIAHFLADEPVSATPPTMGYQFRKFARRNRAALHVAAAIATVLVAATVMSTWQAVRANRALNELRDSAPAFAEQARALVAQEKFGEAIEKLDYAIKLRPDVAEYLLAKADLLQCQLKLEEAATVYREALSLQPDLMRAESSANLCDELLAATSSGGGKLSRENLAKLHLAMQQQQRPAAEIMPVARMLGDEKKLLVDYWLARLKDLPVSAEKPLKDRLTVREDGRLALDLSDTKVLDLSPLATAPLATLDLSKCRDLTDLSPLRDLQLIELNVAETRVADLTPLSEIRTLEKLNLSGSKVTSLAALSSLRLRSLIVRDCPIRDLNPLRKMPLEVLDLDRTRVSDLSPLVGLPIKSIYLSFTPVLDFSPLAGLPLEKCVLQHNRVTDLAVFRGKPLKELTLWGCVNARNYKVLSEIQTLELLLLPSEFRELPDDDLAAIGSLRLLPNLRQLGATVMNRMGIAATGAKDIFWQDWDREQALVTALRRKGIKFTLTKLPTGSYRLEMTRQPITDLSILKGAPISELSVESESLVDLAPLSGMSLAHLKLTCPKVTNFSPLKGLPLRELYVDGCHSKADVAVLAEMPTLERLTVPIEAGNIEALRKLTRLQLMAFNLSRTDLPASSADEFWKMYDLSLRLRAAGGAIRRMKALDDGTWDLDIGNSKLKDVTALAGAPVSALRIDATQVKDLTPLRGLPLRRLEIGHLDIPDLSPLQGMALQEFQATEGTFTDISVLRGMPLKRLFIARSKVANLEPLRGTPLTFLKVHGCAALTDLSPLLDCKDLEMLTFPHQIKGVTALRVLTRLQRISYTENVQGEPDKPAQQFWEDFALPWKSALQDANVGYNALKLDDGTWSVLINPSAFSDCSMFKGGDSISRLHLSACKVRDLSPLRGLPLRYLHIGGNPVTDLSPLQGMPLTQLWLSGSPATDFSPLRGMRLECLTVHGSQFSDLSLLEGMPLKMLALAKCKNVTDVAPLLNFPALEVLSIPRDARNIELLRKLPNLKRLAYDGGSKNFIADKTTAEFWKEYDEVRAPQSQP
- the hemL gene encoding glutamate-1-semialdehyde 2,1-aminomutase codes for the protein MSNGPLSTSLFALAKKYIPGGVNSPVRAFRNVGGEPFFVRRAKGCRIWDVDGKELIDYVGTWGPAILGHAPLPVIEAIHNAAKDGVSFGIPNPYEVEMAKLICEWVPGVEKVRMVNSGTEATMSCIRLARGFTGRDRIVKFDGCYHGHSDGLLVAAGSGALTHGRPDSAGVPAAYADLTTVLPYNDVAALEECFEKMGHEIAGVIVESYPANAGLILPQPGYLAKLREITQKHGAVLIFDEVMTGFRVAKGGVQELENYSPDLTAMGKVIGGGMPVGAFGGRKDIMDMLAPDGPVYQAGTLSGNPVAMAAGLAQLREMEKQQGWKRLDELGAIMEEAVLDTLKQTGRNYQWYRVGSMFCLFFTETPVRNLTDAKTSDLVSFRKFFHHCLDKGVYFAPSQFETGFISTAHAPEDLARTAEVVREALLAL